A stretch of the Hippoglossus hippoglossus isolate fHipHip1 chromosome 1, fHipHip1.pri, whole genome shotgun sequence genome encodes the following:
- the cacng5a gene encoding calcium channel, voltage-dependent, gamma subunit 5a: MSICGRKVLTLLSSVFAVSALGLLGIAVSTDYWLYLEEGVILPLNQSTEIRMSLHSGLWRVCFLVGEEKGRCFTIEYVMPTNVQMTSESTVSVLKMIRSATPFPLVSLFFMFIGFVLSNIGHIRPHRTILAFVSGIFFILSGLSLVVGLVLYISNINDEMLNRTKTNDAYFSYKYGWSFAFAAISFLLTEGAGVMSVYLFMKRYTAEEMYRPHQGFYRPRLSNCSNYSGQFLHPDAWAGRGRSASSISSEASLQMNTSNYPALLKCPDYEQMSSSPC, translated from the exons ATGAGCATATGTGGCAGGAAGGTGCTGACGTTGCTGAGCAGCGTGTTCGCTGTTAGCGCCCTGGGCCTGCTGGGGATCGCCGTGAGCACCGACTACTGGCTGTACCTGGAGGAGGGCGTCATTCTCCCCCTCAACCAGAGCACCGAGATACGCATGTCCCTGCACTCTGGTCTCTGGAGGGTTTGCTTCCTGGTTG GGGAGGAGAAAGGTCGATGTTTTACCATCGAGTATGTGATGCCCACCAATGTCCAGATGACATCTGAGTCCACTGTTAGTGTTCTCA AGATGATCCGCTCTGCCACACCTTTCCCTCTGGTCAGCCTCTTCTTCATGTTCATCGGTTTTGTGCTCAGCAACATCGGCCACATCCGACCTCATCGCACCATCTTGGCCTTTGTTTCTGGAATCTTCTTTATCCTGTCAG GTCTGTCTCTGGTCGTTGGTCTGGTCCTGTACATCTCCAACATTAATGACGAGATGTTGAACAGGACCAAAACCAATGATGCCTACTTCAGCTACAAGTATGGCTGGTCGTTCGCCTTTGCTGCCATCTCCTTCCTGCTCACTGAG GGGGCCGGAGTCATGTCGGTGTATCTGTTCATGAAGCGCTACACAGCGGAGGAAATGTACCGGCCCCATCAGGGCTTCTACCGGCCCCGACTCAGCAACTGCTCCAATTACTCCGGCCAGTTCCTCCACCCAGACGCCTGGGCCGGTCGAGGCCGCAgtgcctcctccatctcctccgaGGCCTCCCTCCAGATGAACACCTCCAACTACCCTGCCCTCCTCAAGTGTCCGGACTACGAACAAATGTCCTCCTCACCGTGCTGA